In Leisingera methylohalidivorans DSM 14336, a single genomic region encodes these proteins:
- a CDS encoding ArsR/SmtB family transcription factor: MLPAHEGRLMILCHLGTGEKSVGALEALLNMRQGAVSQMLARLREDGLVATRREGKTVFYCLTDGNTQQLIALLYRQFCSSA, encoded by the coding sequence ATACTGCCTGCCCATGAAGGGCGGCTGATGATCCTTTGCCATCTTGGCACCGGAGAGAAGTCCGTGGGGGCGCTGGAAGCCCTGTTGAATATGCGCCAGGGCGCAGTCAGCCAAATGCTCGCCCGGCTGCGTGAAGATGGTCTGGTTGCCACGCGGCGGGAAGGCAAGACGGTTTTTTATTGCCTGACTGATGGCAACACGCAGCAATTGATAGCCTTGCTGTACAGGCAGTTCTGCAGCAGCGCTTGA
- a CDS encoding DUF3307 domain-containing protein, whose amino-acid sequence MTEYVGYVLLLLCALQVKHLFADFFLQTPKMLSGRCAYAHMGRAQHAGIHVIGSALVYLLFGAQLAFILVLGVLEWVVHFHIDFGKARFSERKKLHPQQAMFWQAMGSDQALHQLTYIAMAWAWVKYAAA is encoded by the coding sequence TTGACGGAATATGTCGGATACGTACTGCTGCTGCTCTGCGCTTTGCAGGTCAAGCACCTGTTTGCCGACTTCTTTCTGCAAACACCCAAAATGCTGTCCGGCCGCTGCGCCTATGCCCATATGGGGCGGGCCCAGCATGCGGGTATCCATGTGATCGGCTCAGCCCTTGTTTATTTGCTGTTCGGCGCACAATTGGCATTCATTCTGGTCCTGGGTGTGCTGGAGTGGGTGGTTCACTTCCACATTGATTTCGGCAAAGCCCGTTTCTCCGAACGCAAGAAGCTGCACCCGCAGCAGGCAATGTTCTGGCAGGCGATGGGTTCTGACCAGGCTCTGCACCAGTTGACCTACATCGCCATGGCCTGGGCCTGGGTGAAATACGCGGCGGCGTGA
- a CDS encoding Lrp/AsnC family transcriptional regulator, with the protein MKLDDRDCRILTLLQEDSRISNADLAEAVGMSASALWRRVRALEDAGIIERYGAVVNAPAMGLGFQAIVHVHLTRHDPDKLVEFIRAVETSPLVQECYATTGQADYHLRVLAPDLDAYNRFLEGFLFRLPAVASAQTNVVLRTIKRDKPVVP; encoded by the coding sequence ATGAAACTTGACGATCGCGATTGCCGTATCCTCACCCTGTTGCAGGAAGACTCCCGCATTTCCAATGCTGACCTGGCTGAAGCCGTCGGCATGTCGGCCTCTGCTCTGTGGCGCCGGGTGCGGGCGCTGGAGGATGCGGGCATTATCGAGCGGTATGGCGCAGTGGTGAATGCTCCGGCAATGGGGCTTGGGTTCCAGGCCATCGTGCATGTGCATTTGACACGTCATGATCCGGACAAGCTGGTGGAATTCATCCGCGCAGTAGAGACCAGCCCGCTGGTGCAGGAATGCTACGCCACAACAGGACAGGCCGACTACCACCTTCGCGTGCTGGCTCCGGATCTGGATGCCTACAACCGGTTTCTGGAGGGATTTCTGTTCCGTCTTCCAGCGGTCGCCAGCGCTCAGACAAATGTGGTGCTGCGTACGATCAAACGGGACAAGCCGGTTGTGCCTTAG
- a CDS encoding Zn-dependent alcohol dehydrogenase produces the protein MQTIKAAVCHEFGAPLVIEQVQLAPPGMGEVEVTLDAVAICHSDISYAEGAWGGHLPAVYGHEAAGVITSTGSGVQGFAEGDSVVVTLIRSCGTCPSCAGGRPVICETPHDTMSGPLKTADGKPLDQAMACGAFAEKVVVDQRQIVKIPGDMGKDAAALVSCGVITGVGAVVNAAQLRAGQDVVVIGAGGVGLNAIQGARIAGARRIVAVDMSPEKLAIAKEFGATHGVLATEEKPWKAAFKALGGRGADAVLITVGAIPAYEQAPRYLARGGKAVLIGMPHSGAKASYEPVVLAAVGQGLIGSKMGDVVIQRDIPWMVDLYQQGRLKLDELISARWSLEQINEAIADTKTGSAKRNVIVFG, from the coding sequence ATGCAAACCATCAAAGCCGCCGTCTGCCATGAATTCGGCGCGCCGCTTGTGATCGAGCAGGTGCAGCTGGCACCGCCCGGGATGGGCGAGGTTGAGGTCACACTGGACGCAGTAGCAATCTGCCACAGTGATATTTCCTATGCCGAGGGCGCCTGGGGCGGGCATCTGCCGGCAGTCTACGGGCATGAGGCCGCCGGAGTGATCACCAGTACCGGCAGCGGCGTGCAGGGGTTTGCCGAGGGCGACTCGGTTGTAGTCACCCTGATCCGCAGCTGCGGCACCTGCCCCTCCTGCGCCGGCGGCAGGCCGGTGATCTGTGAAACACCCCATGACACCATGAGCGGCCCGCTGAAAACCGCGGACGGCAAACCGCTGGATCAGGCCATGGCTTGCGGCGCCTTTGCCGAGAAGGTGGTGGTGGACCAGCGACAGATCGTGAAAATCCCGGGAGACATGGGCAAGGATGCCGCGGCGCTGGTTTCCTGCGGGGTGATCACCGGGGTGGGTGCGGTGGTCAACGCGGCGCAGCTGCGTGCGGGTCAGGATGTGGTGGTGATCGGTGCAGGCGGTGTCGGCCTTAACGCCATCCAGGGCGCCCGCATCGCCGGCGCCCGCCGCATCGTTGCGGTGGATATGAGCCCGGAGAAACTGGCGATTGCCAAGGAGTTCGGCGCCACCCACGGGGTGCTCGCCACTGAAGAAAAGCCATGGAAAGCCGCATTCAAGGCGCTTGGCGGCCGCGGTGCTGATGCGGTGCTGATCACCGTTGGCGCCATTCCGGCCTATGAACAGGCCCCCCGTTATCTGGCGCGCGGCGGCAAGGCGGTGCTGATCGGCATGCCGCATTCCGGCGCCAAGGCCAGCTATGAGCCTGTGGTTCTGGCGGCGGTGGGCCAAGGGCTGATCGGCTCCAAGATGGGGGACGTGGTGATCCAGCGAGATATCCCGTGGATGGTGGATCTCTACCAGCAGGGCCGCTTGAAACTGGACGAACTGATTTCTGCGCGCTGGTCCTTAGAGCAGATCAACGAGGCCATCGCCGATACCAAGACTGGTTCTGCCAAACGCAATGTGATTGTTTTCGGCTGA
- a CDS encoding fumarylacetoacetate hydrolase family protein: protein MKLLRYRAGGEVRPGLLDSAGAVRDLSAHLPDITGAVLGDETFSRLAVLDPVELPLVEGNPELAPCVGQTGKFLGIGLNYTDHAEEMGMALPEHPILFLKATSSICGPDDDVILPRGAVAADWEVELGVVIGTAAKYVSEDDALNHVAGYCVVNDVSERDYQTKLTGQWTKGKSCDTFGPIGPWLVTRDEVPDPQSLWLTCDVNGTRRQTGTTATMVFTVAQIISHLSQLMTLHPGDVIATGTPPGVGMGCKPQPVYLQPGDVMRLEIEGLGVQTQTVRSDD from the coding sequence ATGAAACTTCTGCGGTACCGCGCGGGCGGAGAAGTACGGCCGGGCCTTTTGGACAGCGCAGGCGCAGTCCGGGATTTGTCCGCGCATCTGCCGGACATTACCGGTGCGGTGCTGGGGGACGAAACCTTTTCCCGGCTGGCAGTGCTGGATCCGGTGGAGCTGCCGCTGGTGGAAGGAAATCCGGAGCTGGCGCCTTGTGTCGGGCAGACGGGGAAGTTTCTTGGCATCGGCCTTAACTACACCGATCACGCGGAAGAGATGGGCATGGCGCTGCCAGAGCATCCAATTCTTTTCCTCAAGGCGACGTCTTCCATTTGCGGACCGGACGATGACGTGATTCTGCCGCGCGGCGCAGTGGCGGCGGATTGGGAGGTCGAGCTGGGCGTGGTGATCGGCACTGCCGCCAAATATGTCTCCGAAGACGATGCGCTGAACCATGTGGCGGGGTATTGCGTGGTCAACGATGTGTCCGAGCGCGACTATCAGACCAAGCTGACCGGCCAGTGGACCAAGGGCAAAAGCTGCGATACCTTCGGGCCAATCGGCCCCTGGCTGGTGACGCGGGACGAAGTGCCGGACCCGCAGAGCCTGTGGCTGACCTGTGATGTGAACGGCACGCGGCGGCAGACTGGAACCACGGCCACGATGGTGTTCACCGTGGCACAGATCATCTCGCATCTGAGCCAGCTGATGACCCTGCATCCGGGCGATGTGATCGCGACCGGCACACCGCCGGGCGTCGGTATGGGGTGCAAACCGCAACCGGTCTATCTGCAGCCCGGCGATGTGATGCGGCTGGAGATCGAAGGGCTGGGAGTGCAGACGCAAACGGTCCGGTCTGACGATTGA
- a CDS encoding cyclic nucleotide-binding domain-containing protein: MFRFIWKYSKRDQLVLLLVTACLFPLLYLTLELPKRIINDAIGAETSTITLLGQSFDQLTFLWILCGGFLVSVLCHGLLKMRINTMKGVLAERMLRRFRYQLIARVLRFPQPYFERVSQGELVSMVTSESEPMGGLMGDAVSQPVLQAGQMLTILFFLFLQNFWFGMAAIALIPLQGWLIPMLQRQINLLNKKRIKQVRALATEIGESAAGASTLRINGGWRYRMAIITARLGRLYDIRFEIYQKKFFMKFLNNFITQLTPFFFYAVGGFLVLQGKVSLGALVAALAAYKDLASPWKELLTYYNQTQDMGLRWEVILERFAPKGMVDEKLLSGEPEELEHLRGDVVLDAVNVRDTDGNPVLEELSATFPAGQVIGIAAPSEEDRRALAELLTREILPSTGTVTVAGQNLTGLHQATVAARIGYATSRPVLFQGSFGDNVMMPMRLRPLGAARDLQQLEIAKRAGNSPDPFDAPWLDPKLAGFSSEAELRSWWLQLVEGIGSDTALFRRGIEQCFEAPDHPDLAERLVGLRPSVRKAILDAGLDVHVHFLEPEAYNPALPVAENLLFAASQQALTGEVLHGHGEFLDQLKQLGLDEGLVALTRDVVEMLRQIFGMDGTGHPLFRKLGLDVGAYETALSLVDRPGTVNAAALSREELAQLLIVPFTISAEQIGPAFEETMKERILGFRRSHGQRLLEALGAGFVPFAEEAIAPTLTVLENALFGKISDAAGAKGDEVRKLVSELMVREGLRNQVVELIFDMPIAVGGQGLAASFAEPLAFCRATIKKPDILILDSAMASYDFETRVAVHKNLRKLLPGTTLIYLAPSFQSPDVFDVFFELRQGRLVSDEAQVVAAGDGAASQDLARKLRALEQTELFSGLNRRQLRLLAFGARWYDAAAGEVVFLKDDKASDGAYMILEGEAELYLPQPGGEDRLITTVGPGRLVGELGLIRHEPRALSMIAATDLNCLRIGEEEFLAVVENDASTAFKLLQVVAGYVSN; encoded by the coding sequence TTGTTCCGTTTCATCTGGAAGTACTCGAAGCGCGACCAGCTGGTGCTGTTGCTGGTCACGGCCTGCCTGTTCCCGCTTCTTTACCTGACGCTGGAGCTGCCGAAACGGATCATCAACGATGCGATCGGTGCTGAGACCTCCACCATAACCCTGCTGGGTCAGAGCTTTGATCAGCTGACGTTCCTGTGGATTCTTTGCGGCGGATTTCTGGTGTCGGTGCTATGCCACGGCCTGCTGAAAATGCGCATCAACACCATGAAGGGGGTGCTGGCCGAGCGAATGCTGCGCCGCTTCCGCTATCAGCTGATCGCCCGGGTGCTGCGCTTTCCGCAACCCTATTTTGAGCGGGTCAGCCAAGGTGAGCTGGTGTCGATGGTCACCTCCGAATCCGAGCCGATGGGCGGGCTGATGGGGGATGCGGTCAGCCAGCCGGTGCTGCAAGCGGGGCAGATGCTGACTATCCTGTTCTTCCTGTTTCTGCAGAACTTCTGGTTCGGGATGGCGGCAATTGCGCTCATTCCTCTGCAAGGCTGGCTGATCCCGATGCTGCAACGGCAGATCAACTTGTTGAACAAGAAGCGCATCAAGCAGGTTCGGGCCCTGGCCACTGAGATCGGCGAAAGCGCCGCGGGCGCCTCGACGCTCCGGATCAATGGCGGCTGGCGTTACCGGATGGCAATCATCACGGCCCGGCTGGGGCGGCTGTATGACATCCGCTTCGAGATATACCAGAAAAAATTCTTCATGAAGTTTCTCAACAACTTCATAACCCAGCTGACGCCGTTTTTCTTTTATGCTGTCGGCGGCTTTCTGGTGCTGCAGGGCAAGGTGTCGTTGGGTGCATTGGTTGCGGCGCTGGCAGCCTACAAGGATCTGGCATCACCCTGGAAGGAATTGCTGACCTACTACAACCAGACCCAGGACATGGGCTTGCGCTGGGAAGTGATCCTCGAGCGCTTTGCACCTAAGGGCATGGTGGATGAAAAGCTGCTGAGCGGCGAACCAGAGGAGCTGGAGCATTTGCGCGGCGACGTGGTTCTGGATGCGGTCAATGTGCGTGACACGGATGGCAATCCGGTACTGGAGGAGCTGAGCGCAACCTTCCCCGCAGGGCAGGTCATCGGCATAGCGGCCCCCTCCGAGGAAGACCGCCGGGCTCTGGCGGAACTGCTGACGCGGGAAATACTGCCCTCAACGGGAACGGTGACGGTGGCCGGTCAGAACCTTACCGGGCTGCACCAGGCAACGGTGGCGGCGCGGATCGGCTATGCTACCTCGCGGCCGGTTCTGTTCCAGGGATCCTTTGGCGACAATGTGATGATGCCAATGCGGCTGCGCCCCTTGGGCGCGGCCCGGGACTTGCAGCAGCTGGAGATTGCCAAACGCGCGGGCAACAGCCCGGATCCCTTTGATGCCCCCTGGCTTGATCCCAAGCTGGCTGGTTTCTCCAGCGAGGCGGAGCTGCGGAGCTGGTGGCTGCAGCTGGTCGAGGGGATCGGATCCGATACTGCTCTGTTCCGCCGCGGTATCGAGCAGTGTTTCGAAGCGCCCGACCACCCGGATCTGGCGGAGCGGCTTGTCGGGCTGCGTCCATCGGTGCGCAAGGCCATTCTGGACGCCGGTCTGGACGTGCATGTGCATTTTCTGGAACCGGAGGCATACAACCCGGCGCTGCCGGTTGCGGAAAACCTGCTGTTTGCAGCCTCGCAGCAGGCTCTGACCGGCGAGGTCTTGCATGGGCATGGGGAATTCCTCGACCAGCTCAAGCAGCTGGGTCTGGACGAAGGATTGGTGGCGCTGACTCGTGATGTGGTGGAGATGCTGCGCCAGATCTTCGGTATGGACGGCACTGGCCACCCTCTGTTCCGCAAGCTGGGATTGGATGTGGGCGCCTATGAAACGGCGCTGTCGCTGGTCGACCGGCCCGGTACTGTAAATGCGGCGGCGCTGAGCCGCGAGGAGCTGGCCCAGCTGCTGATCGTGCCTTTCACCATTTCGGCGGAACAGATCGGCCCGGCATTTGAAGAGACAATGAAAGAGCGGATCCTGGGCTTCCGCCGCAGTCATGGGCAGCGCTTGCTAGAGGCATTGGGCGCCGGCTTTGTTCCATTTGCAGAAGAGGCCATCGCACCCACTCTGACGGTTCTGGAAAACGCTTTGTTTGGCAAGATATCGGATGCAGCCGGAGCCAAGGGCGATGAGGTGCGCAAACTTGTCTCAGAACTGATGGTGCGTGAAGGCTTGCGTAATCAGGTGGTGGAACTGATCTTTGACATGCCGATTGCGGTGGGCGGGCAGGGGCTGGCCGCCAGTTTTGCCGAGCCGCTGGCCTTTTGCCGGGCCACAATCAAGAAACCGGATATCCTGATCCTTGATTCCGCGATGGCAAGCTATGATTTTGAAACCCGCGTCGCGGTGCATAAGAACCTGCGAAAGCTTTTGCCCGGAACCACGCTGATCTACCTTGCCCCCAGCTTTCAGAGCCCGGATGTGTTTGACGTCTTCTTTGAACTGCGCCAGGGCCGTCTGGTCAGCGACGAGGCCCAGGTCGTGGCGGCAGGCGATGGGGCGGCGAGCCAGGATCTTGCTAGGAAGCTCAGGGCGCTGGAACAGACTGAACTGTTCTCAGGCCTGAACCGGCGCCAGTTGCGCCTCCTGGCATTCGGCGCCCGCTGGTATGATGCCGCAGCGGGAGAGGTTGTGTTTCTCAAGGATGATAAAGCGTCGGACGGGGCGTATATGATCCTTGAAGGCGAGGCAGAGCTTTACTTGCCGCAACCGGGCGGTGAGGACCGGCTGATTACCACGGTTGGCCCTGGGAGGCTGGTGGGGGAGCTGGGGCTGATCCGCCATGAACCCCGGGCGCTGAGCATGATCGCGGCGACCGATCTCAACTGCTTGCGGATTGGCGAGGAAGAATTTCTGGCAGTGGTGGAAAATGACGCCTCCACCGCCTTCAAGCTTTTGCAAGTGGTGGCGGGCTACGTCTCCAATTAA
- a CDS encoding mandelate racemase/muconate lactonizing enzyme family protein produces the protein MKLQDLDIIVTAPPASGWGGRYWILVKVTTDTGIAGWGECYASSVGPDAMTHVIRDVFERHMAGENPENIELMFRRAYSSGFTQRPDLTVMGAFSGLEIACWDILGKDRGRPVHALLGGRMNDRIRAYTYLYPLPHQDIMPFWTSPDMAAEAAAQKVREGFTALKFDPAGPYTMRGGHMPAMSDISLSVAFCKAIREAVGDKADLLFGTHGQFSTAGAIRLGQAIEPYSPLWFEEPTPPDNIADMARVARNLRIPVATGERMTTKAEFAAVLRAGAAEILQPALGRAGGIWEMKKVAAIAEVFNAQMAPHLYAGPVEWAANIHLAASIPNILLLETIETPFHDQLIKGSIRAENGYVTAPSAPGLGIEVDEELARAHPFNGTDLHLNMQDAPCDYSNGNAFAGGSPPIMD, from the coding sequence ATGAAACTGCAAGATCTGGATATCATCGTAACCGCCCCGCCTGCGTCTGGCTGGGGCGGGCGCTATTGGATTCTGGTGAAAGTCACCACGGACACCGGCATCGCCGGCTGGGGCGAATGCTACGCGTCATCCGTGGGTCCTGATGCGATGACCCATGTGATCCGCGACGTATTCGAGCGCCACATGGCCGGTGAGAACCCGGAAAACATCGAACTGATGTTCCGCCGCGCATATTCCTCGGGGTTTACACAGCGCCCGGACCTCACAGTGATGGGTGCGTTCTCGGGGCTGGAGATCGCCTGCTGGGACATCCTCGGAAAGGACCGCGGACGGCCGGTGCATGCGTTGCTTGGCGGGCGGATGAATGACCGCATCCGTGCCTATACTTACCTCTACCCGCTGCCGCATCAGGACATCATGCCGTTCTGGACCTCGCCTGATATGGCTGCCGAGGCCGCAGCACAAAAGGTGCGCGAAGGCTTCACCGCGCTGAAATTCGATCCCGCCGGCCCCTATACGATGCGCGGCGGGCATATGCCTGCGATGTCGGACATCTCCTTGTCGGTGGCGTTCTGCAAGGCGATCCGCGAAGCCGTGGGCGATAAGGCAGACCTGCTGTTCGGCACCCACGGCCAGTTCAGCACCGCCGGTGCCATCCGCCTGGGCCAGGCAATTGAACCCTATTCCCCGCTCTGGTTCGAGGAGCCTACCCCGCCTGACAATATCGCAGACATGGCCCGGGTTGCCCGCAACCTGCGCATTCCTGTGGCCACAGGCGAACGCATGACCACAAAGGCAGAATTTGCTGCAGTGCTGCGGGCTGGTGCCGCCGAGATCCTGCAGCCGGCCCTGGGCCGTGCCGGCGGGATCTGGGAAATGAAAAAGGTCGCGGCCATTGCAGAAGTGTTCAATGCACAGATGGCGCCGCATCTTTATGCAGGACCGGTGGAATGGGCGGCCAACATCCACCTCGCCGCCTCAATCCCGAACATCCTGCTGCTGGAAACGATCGAAACCCCCTTCCACGATCAGCTGATCAAGGGATCTATACGCGCAGAGAACGGCTACGTTACCGCGCCCAGCGCACCCGGCCTGGGCATCGAAGTGGACGAAGAGCTCGCCCGCGCCCATCCGTTCAACGGAACTGACCTGCACCTTAACATGCAAGACGCGCCCTGTGATTATTCAAATGGCAACGCCTTTGCCGGTGGCTCTCCGCCGATCATGGATTGA
- a CDS encoding indolepyruvate ferredoxin oxidoreductase family protein: MTKLSHDFRSYKLEDRYEKTQGRVFLTGTQALARIMLDQARRDQEAGLNTAGFVSGYRGSPLGAVDLEFWRAEDRMKENRIKFMPAVNEDLGATAVLGAQQAVLDPHCEVEGVFSMWYGKGPGVDRSGDALKHGNAYGSSAKGGVLVVAGDDHGCVSSSMPHQSDVAFMSWFMPVLNPADVSEFLEFGEYGFALSRYSGTWVGFKAVSETVESARSVELRPDRAFIYPDLPDYPGGLHIRRADLPSPEIETRIHAKLDAVRAFAEANPIDKRIYDIKDARFGFVSTGKGHLDLMEALRLLGLDEAACRRMGIDIYKVGMVWPLDRTDALKFVKGKQEVLVVEEKRGIIESQFKENFYDWPGSKPEKMVGKYDSQGEPLIPWTGELSPLLLAPIVAARLDKFFPEENLPAKAAALAAEPPKVLNVPGATRTPYFCSGCPHNSSTKLPEGSKAFSGIGCHVMASWMDRETAGYAQMGGEGVPWTVASQFNGGKHVFQNLGEGTWYHSGSLAIRQAVAAGTNITYKILYNDAVAMTGGQPVDGPVSVHGIAQTCRAEGVDRIALVSDDIGKFSRGDFPAGTTFHDRSALDSVQRELREIPGVTVLIYEQACATEKRRRRKRGKMEDPKRFAFINDLVCEGCGDCSVESNCLSVEPKETPFGRKRKINLSSCNKDFSCLNGFCPSFVTVEGATRRKKKTAGLDAAQLTAKLPAPALPSLDAPFDLLVTGVGGTGVVTVGALITMAAHLEGKGSSVLDFTGFAQKFGTVLSYIRLSNAPETLNQVRIDEGGADAVIGCDVVVSSAPKASAHYRADTKVVLNRAEMPTGDLVLRRDADLMAGLREKTIAEAVGPQNLSGFNANEAAETMLGDAVLANVMMLGFAWQKGLVPVSAGALDQAIELNGVAIEKNRLAFAIGRAMAADPELVASHYEEAPEKPETLDALIERRASFLTGYQNVAYAGRYTSALRRLREALPANAQDELTRAAARSLFKLMAYKDEFEVARLLTSDAFQHQLEDEFEGDFSVKYHLAPPLLNWKKDARGRPAKRAFGAWLRPVMHLLAKGKALRGSALNIFGYHEEARLHRGLLAWYEAALGTIASRYSTDTHEACLKVLNAPMEIRGYGPVRLKAAEVARTQAEELLRSL, encoded by the coding sequence ATGACCAAGCTGAGCCATGATTTCCGCAGCTACAAGCTGGAAGACCGGTACGAAAAGACCCAGGGCCGGGTTTTCCTGACCGGCACCCAGGCCTTGGCCCGGATCATGCTCGATCAGGCGCGCCGCGATCAGGAAGCCGGCTTGAACACTGCGGGTTTTGTCTCTGGTTACCGCGGCTCGCCTTTGGGGGCGGTCGATTTGGAATTTTGGCGCGCCGAGGACCGGATGAAGGAAAACCGGATCAAGTTTATGCCGGCAGTGAACGAGGATTTGGGCGCTACCGCGGTTCTGGGCGCCCAGCAGGCAGTGCTCGATCCGCATTGCGAGGTCGAGGGCGTGTTTTCCATGTGGTACGGAAAGGGTCCAGGGGTGGACCGCTCCGGCGATGCGCTGAAGCATGGCAACGCCTATGGCTCCTCCGCAAAGGGCGGCGTACTGGTCGTAGCGGGCGACGACCACGGCTGCGTCAGCTCCTCGATGCCGCATCAGTCGGATGTTGCCTTCATGTCCTGGTTCATGCCGGTGCTGAACCCGGCGGACGTGTCCGAATTTCTGGAATTCGGCGAGTATGGCTTTGCGCTTTCGCGCTATTCCGGCACCTGGGTTGGGTTCAAAGCTGTGTCCGAAACCGTGGAAAGCGCGCGTTCGGTTGAACTGCGCCCAGACCGCGCGTTCATATACCCCGACCTGCCGGACTATCCCGGCGGGTTGCATATACGCCGCGCCGATCTGCCCTCGCCCGAGATCGAGACCCGTATTCACGCCAAACTGGACGCCGTGCGCGCCTTTGCCGAGGCCAACCCGATCGACAAGCGGATCTATGACATCAAGGACGCGCGCTTTGGCTTTGTCTCCACCGGCAAGGGGCATCTCGACCTGATGGAAGCGCTGCGGCTTTTGGGGCTGGATGAGGCCGCCTGCCGCCGAATGGGCATCGACATCTACAAGGTCGGCATGGTCTGGCCGCTGGACCGCACCGATGCGCTGAAATTCGTGAAGGGCAAGCAGGAGGTGCTGGTTGTCGAGGAAAAGCGCGGCATTATCGAAAGCCAGTTCAAGGAAAACTTCTATGACTGGCCCGGCAGCAAGCCCGAGAAGATGGTCGGAAAATACGACAGCCAGGGGGAGCCGCTGATCCCTTGGACCGGTGAGCTGAGCCCGCTGTTGCTGGCGCCTATCGTTGCCGCACGGCTGGACAAATTTTTCCCGGAGGAAAACCTGCCCGCCAAGGCGGCCGCGCTGGCAGCCGAGCCGCCAAAGGTGCTGAATGTGCCCGGCGCCACCCGAACGCCCTATTTCTGTTCAGGCTGCCCGCACAACAGCTCCACCAAACTGCCCGAAGGGTCCAAGGCGTTTTCCGGCATCGGCTGCCATGTGATGGCCAGCTGGATGGACCGGGAGACTGCCGGCTATGCCCAGATGGGCGGCGAAGGGGTGCCCTGGACCGTGGCCTCGCAGTTCAATGGCGGCAAGCATGTTTTCCAGAACCTGGGCGAAGGCACCTGGTACCACTCCGGATCGCTGGCGATCCGCCAGGCAGTCGCGGCGGGCACCAACATCACCTACAAGATCCTGTACAACGACGCGGTGGCGATGACCGGCGGCCAGCCGGTGGACGGGCCGGTCTCGGTGCATGGCATTGCCCAGACCTGCCGTGCTGAAGGGGTGGACCGGATCGCCCTGGTTTCCGATGACATCGGCAAGTTCAGCCGCGGCGACTTCCCGGCGGGCACCACCTTCCATGACCGCAGTGCGCTGGACAGTGTGCAGCGTGAGTTGCGCGAAATCCCAGGCGTCACCGTCCTGATATACGAACAGGCCTGCGCCACTGAAAAGCGTCGCCGCCGCAAGCGCGGCAAGATGGAAGATCCCAAACGGTTTGCCTTCATCAACGATCTGGTCTGCGAGGGCTGCGGCGACTGTTCGGTGGAATCCAACTGCCTGAGCGTGGAGCCGAAGGAGACGCCGTTTGGCCGCAAGCGCAAGATCAACCTGTCGAGCTGCAACAAAGATTTCTCCTGCCTGAACGGATTCTGCCCCAGCTTTGTCACCGTTGAGGGCGCAACCCGTCGCAAGAAGAAGACCGCGGGCCTGGATGCCGCGCAGCTGACCGCCAAGCTGCCTGCCCCCGCCCTGCCATCGCTGGACGCGCCGTTTGATCTGCTGGTCACCGGCGTCGGCGGCACCGGCGTTGTCACCGTGGGTGCGCTGATCACCATGGCCGCGCATCTGGAGGGCAAGGGCTCCAGCGTTCTGGATTTCACCGGCTTTGCACAGAAGTTTGGCACCGTGCTGAGCTATATCCGCCTGTCGAACGCGCCGGAGACGCTTAATCAGGTGCGCATCGACGAAGGCGGCGCGGATGCGGTGATTGGCTGTGACGTGGTGGTCAGTTCGGCGCCCAAGGCCTCCGCCCATTACCGGGCGGACACCAAGGTAGTGCTGAACCGGGCGGAAATGCCCACCGGCGATCTGGTGCTGCGCCGCGATGCTGACTTGATGGCAGGCCTGCGCGAAAAAACCATTGCCGAAGCCGTCGGTCCCCAGAACCTGTCCGGTTTCAACGCCAATGAGGCCGCGGAGACAATGCTGGGCGACGCTGTGCTGGCCAATGTCATGATGCTGGGTTTTGCTTGGCAGAAGGGTCTGGTGCCGGTGAGTGCCGGCGCGCTGGATCAGGCGATCGAGCTGAACGGCGTTGCCATTGAAAAGAACCGCCTGGCCTTTGCCATCGGCCGTGCCATGGCGGCAGACCCGGAACTGGTCGCCAGCCATTATGAGGAGGCCCCCGAAAAACCCGAGACGCTGGACGCGCTGATTGAGCGGCGCGCGTCGTTCCTCACCGGGTATCAGAACGTGGCTTACGCGGGGCGCTACACCTCTGCCTTGCGGCGGCTCCGCGAGGCGCTGCCTGCCAATGCGCAGGACGAGCTGACGCGTGCGGCGGCGCGATCTCTGTTCAAGCTGATGGCCTACAAGGACGAATTTGAAGTTGCCCGGCTGCTCACCAGCGATGCCTTCCAGCATCAATTGGAGGATGAATTCGAAGGAGATTTCAGCGTCAAATACCACCTCGCGCCGCCTCTGCTGAACTGGAAAAAGGACGCCCGCGGACGTCCAGCAAAACGGGCCTTCGGGGCCTGGCTGCGCCCGGTGATGCACCTTCTGGCCAAGGGCAAGGCGCTGCGCGGTTCGGCCTTGAACATCTTTGGCTATCACGAGGAAGCCCGCCTGCACCGCGGCCTGCTGGCCTGGTATGAGGCCGCGCTGGGGACCATCGCCAGCCGTTACAGCACCGATACGCATGAGGCCTGCCTCAAGGTACTGAATGCGCCAATGGAAATCCGCGGCTATGGCCCGGTCCGGCTGAAAGCGGCTGAGGTGGCACGCACGCAGGCCGAAGAGTTGCTCCGCAGCCTGTAA